GCCTGGCTGGCGGAGATGCTGAATTCGCAACTGGTGCTGGCGGCGTTCCTCGCGGGATTGCTGCTGGGGCAGATCGTTCCGCGCGGCAGCCACCGGCGCGAGCGGCTGGAGGTCATCGGCTATGGCTTCATCGTGCCCTTCTTCTTCATCAATGTCGGCCTGAAATTCGATATTCCCGCGCTGCTGGGATCGCCCAAGACCCTGTGGCTGGTGCCGGGCTTCGTGGCGGTCGCCTTCGCCAACAAGATCATCCCGTCGCTGCTGCTGGTCCCGATCCACGGCCGCAGGAAGGCGATGGCCGCCGGCATATTGCTGAGCGCGCGCATCAGCCTGATCGTCGCGGCGTCCGACATCGCGACCCGGATCGGCGTGCTCGACACCGCGACCAACGCGGCCATGGTGCTGGTCGCGATCATCAGCGCGGCGCTCGCCCCCATCCTGTTCAACATCCTCGCCGCGCCGCACAGGCAGCCGCCGACGCCCGTCCAGGCCTGAACGGGCCTTTTCCTCTTCGGCGCGGACGGGGCAGAGGCAAAAGAAAAGAGAGCGTCTCCGCTTCCTGCGAAAACGCTCTCCCCCCGCTGTTTGGCGGCGCCTGTCTGATTTCGGATCAGGCCGACCGGATCGGGATTCCCGTCCGGGCGCGAACGAAATCGATGTCGAGATCAGACGCCAGTTCCTGCACGATCAATTCGCCGCGGTCCCGATCCAGCACGAACCGGCCGAAGTCGGAAATGATGGCGTCGACGACGCCCGTGCCGGTGAGCGGCAGGGTGCAGCGTTCGACGATCTTGGAATTGCCCGCCTTGTCGCTGTGGCTCATCACCACGACGACGCGCTTCACGCCCGCGACCAGGTCCATCGCGCCGCCCATGCCCTTGATCATCTTGCCCGGCACGGTCCAGTTGGCCAGGTCGCCATTGCCGGCAACCTCCATGGCGCCCAATATGGCAAGGTCGATATGCCCGCCGCGGATCATGGCGAAGCTGTCGGCCGAGCTGAAGAAGCTCGACGTGGGCAAAGTGGTCACCGTCTGCTTGCCCGCGTTGATGAGGTCCGGGTCGACTTCATCCTCATAGGGAAAGGGACCGATGCCCAGCAGGCCGTTCTCCGACTGGAGGACGACCTCTATGTCGGCGGGCACATAATTGGCGACCAGCGTCGGAATGCCGATGCCCAGGTTCACATAAAAGCCGTCCTGCAGCTCGCCGGCGGCGCGGGCCGCCATTTCCTCACGTGTCCAGGGCATCAGGCCTTCTCCTCCGTGCGGGGACGCGTGGTCCGGAATTCGATTCGCTTCTCATAGGACGGTCCCTGGATCACGCGATCGACATAGATGCCCGGCGTGTGGACCTGGTCGGGGTCGAGCGCGCCGGCCGGGACGATCTCCTCCACCTCGGCGATGGTGATCTTGCCGGCGGTCGCCATGTTCGGATTGAAGTTCCGCGCCGTCTTGCGATAGACGAGATTGCCCTCCGGATCGGCTTTCCAGGCCTTCACGATGGAAACGTCGGCCCGCAGCCACGTTTCGCGCACATAGAGCGACCCTTCGAATTCCTCGACGGGCTTGCCCTCCGCGACGACGGTTCCCACGCCGGTCTTCGTGTAGAAGGCCGGAATGCCCGCGCCGCCCGCGCGTATGCGTTCCGCCAGCGTGCCCTGCGGATTGAGCTCCAGTTCGAGCTGGCCCGACAGATAGAGTTCCGCGAACAGCTTGTTCTCCCCGATATAGGAGGAGACCATCTTGCGGATCTGGCCGTTGTTGAGCAGCGTCCAGAGGCCGAAGCCGTCCGCGCCGCAATTGTTGGAGATGACGGTGAGTTCCTTGACGCCGTTCCGCAGCAGGCCGGCGATCAGATGTTCCGGATTGCCCGAAAGCCCGAACCCACCGGACATGATGGTCATCCCGTCGAAGAGAACGCCCTCAAGCGCTGCATCAGCGTCGGGAAATATCTTGCGCTTTGCCATAATAATCCCTATTTGTCCGATTATCGGATAAAAACGCCAATATTCGTTTAAGCGCAAAAGGTCAATGCCCATGGCTGACGACAGCCAAACCGCCGATCCCAACTTCATGCTTTCGCTGGCGCGGGGCCTTGGCGTGCTGCGCGCTTTCGAGGGGCAGTCCTCGCTCAGCATCACGGAAGCGGCGCGGCTGAGCGGGCTGAACCGGCCCAGCGCCGGCCGCTGCCTGCACACGCTGACATGCCTTGGCTATGTTCGCGAGCGGGACGGGCGCTATTCGCTCACGCCCAAATTGCTGCCGCTGGCCGCCGGGTTCCTGACGTCCACCCCCCTGGCCAGCGCCAGCCAGGCGGTCGCCAACGCCTTGCGCGACAGCCTTCAGGAAACGGTGTCGGTCGGCGCGCTCGATCCGTCGGACCCGGGCCGCATCATCTACATCGCCCGCGCCGAGCGGAACCAGGTGATCGCCGCGCCGCTGATGGTCGGCAGCACCTTGCCCAGCCATTGCACGTCGATGGGGCGCGTCCTCCTCGCCTCGCTCGCGCCGTGCGAGACCGAACGGTGGCTGGCGCGCGCCGCCCTGGAGCCGAGGACCGAACGCACCATCGTTTCCCCCGATGTGCTCCGCACCGAACTGGTCGCCGTGGGCGAGCGGCGCTGGAGCCTGGTCGAGGAGGAACTGGAGGTCGGGCTGCGATCCCTGGCCGTTCCCGTCCGCGACCGCGAGGGGCAGGTCCTGGCGGCGCTCAATGTCGCCACCTTTTCCGACGCCCACAGCCGCGAGGATCTGATCGAGCGCTATCTTCCCGACCTGAGGGCGGCCGCCGGTCAGCTTGAGCGCGCCATCCAGAGCCATCGCCCCAATCCATAAACCCGCAATCCGTTGAATCTACAGGAGTTGACATCATGACATTGCGTCGAGCCGCCATCGTTTCGCCTCTTCGGACCGCCGTCGGGAAATTCGGCGGCGGCCTTTCCGCGCTGACGGCCGGGCAATTGGGCGCCACGATCATCAAGGCGCTGGTCGAACGCAGCGGGATCGATCCCGAACGCGTCGACGACGTCGTCTTCGGACATGGCTATCCCAGCGGGGAGGCGCCCAGCATCGGCCGCTGGTCCTGGCTGGCCGCCGGAATGCCCCAGAATGTGCCGGGCTTCCAGCTCGACCGCCGCTGCGGCTCCGGCCTTCAGGCGATCATCGAAGCGGCCATGATGGTTCAGACCGGCGCCGCCGACGTCGTGGTCGCGGGCGGCGCGGAAAGCATGTCCAATGTCGAACATTATTCGACCGCGCTGCGCAAGGGCGCGCGCATGGGCAGCCTCGAACTGCACGACCGGCTGACCCGCGCCCGCCTGATGTCGCAGCCGATCGAACGCTATGGCGTGATCACGGGCATGATCGAGACCGCCGAAAATCTCGCCCGCGACTATGGCATCACGCGGGAGCAGTCGGACGCCTATGCCGTCCGATCGCACCAGCGCGCCGCCGCCGCCTGGCGCGAGGGCAAGTTCGCTGACGAGATCGTGCCCGTCGCCGTGCCGCAGAAGCGCGGCGAACCCGTGATCTTCGATCGGGACGAGGGGTTCCGCGAGGATGCCTCGCTGGAGACGCTCGGCGGGTTGAAGCCGATCGAGGGCGGCGTGGTGACCGCCGGCAACGCCAGCCAGCAGAATGACGCCGCCGCGGCCTGCCTGGTCGTTGCCGAAGACCAGCTCGCGAAGCTCGGCCTGGAACCGAGCGGCTGGTTCGTCGGCTGGGCGGCGGCGGGTTGCGATCCCTCCCGCATGGGCATCGGCCCCGTGGGCGCCGTCCAGCGGCTGTTCGCGCGCACGGGCCTGGGCTGGGACGACATGGACCTTATCGAAATCAACGAGGCTTTCGCGGCCCAGGTGCTCGCGCTGCTCAAGGCGTGGGAATGGGGTGAGGACGACAGCCGCCTGGACAAGCTCAACGTCAACGGCTCGGGCATTTCCCTGGGCCACCCGATCGGCGTCACCGGGGCGCGAATCGCCGCGACGATGCTGAACGAGATGCGCCGCCGCGATGCGCGCTACGGTCTGGAGACCATGTGCATCGGCGGCGGCCAGGGTCTCGCCGCCATCTTCGAGCGGTCCTAAGCGGTTTCAAGCGGCAGGCTGGCTCCCGCCCCTTCGACAGGCGCGGGACAGGCCTTTCCGCGCGATGCCCCAGGCTGTGAACCGACGCGGCCGGCGAAACCCGCCGGCCGCGGCTCGGTAATGGATGATCTGAAGGCGCGGCCTTGGTCGCCCTGCGCCGGCCGCCCCACCGCGCCGCATCCTGTCGCGCCGCGCTTTTCCGCGCCCGCCGACGCTCCCATCCCCTTAGCGAACGCCCTGCCGGCGACCTCTCCGGGAATCCATCGCGCGAATTTAGGTTGCAAAGTTAAACCATAAGGGCCTATGGGCTGCATGGTTGCAAAGTTAAACCTATCCGGCATTGGCCGGGGAGCGATGGAGAATAGGTGTGAGCGAATTGTTGGACCTGGCGATCGCGGCGCATGGCGGTTGGGACCGCTGGGAGCAGATCAATGAACTGAAAGCCCATTTCCATGCGGAGGGCACGGTCTGGCATGTGAAGCAGTGGCCCGGCGCCTATGCGGACATGCATTGCTCGATCTCCACGCGGAAGCCGCACACCGAATTCACGCCCTTCCTCAAGGAGGGGCAGCATTGCGTCTGGGAGCCGGACAGCACCGCCATCGTCGCCGACAGCGGCGAACTGATCGATAAGCGGGAAAATCCGCGCTCCTTCTTCGAAGGGCACAGCATTCCGACGCCGTGGGACGAACAGCATCTCGTCTATTTCACCGGCTATGCGATGTGGACCTATCTGACCACGCCGTTCCTGTTCAGGCTGCCCGGCTTCACGTCGGAAGAGGTCGAACCCTGGGACGAGAATGGCGAAACCTGGCGTCGGCTGAAGGTGACATTCCCCGAAGGCGTGCCCAGCCATTCCACCCAGCAGACCTTCTATTTCGATCAATCGGGCCTGCTGCGGCGCCACGACTACAGCGTGGAGATCATGGGCGGCACGACCAGCGCCAACTATGCGACCGATCACAAGGCGTTCGACGGCCTCATCTTCCCGACGAAGCGGCGCGTCTATGCCGCCGGCGCGGACAACCGCCCGATCCTCGACCGGATCGCCATCGCCATCGACTTATGGGACGTCCAGGCGGCCTGACCCGCATTCGAACCGGCCGCGTCCTCGCGGCCGGCAGAGCGGAACCGGGTCGAGCGCAGCGCAGGCCCCATGCCGCCACGCAATCCCGTTCGGAACGCCCATCCATTCGCAACGGCGCGCGGACCGAACAGAAGAAAAAGGAAATATGCCATGGTGACCACCCACCGGATCGTCCTTGCCGAACGTCCGCAGGGCGCGGTGACGCCCGCCAATTTCAGGGCAGAGGACGCGGCCCTGCCGCCCATCGGGGATGGACAGTTCCTGGTCGGGGCGAATTATCTGTCGCTCGACCCCTATATGCGCGGCCGCATGGATGACCGGAAATCCTATGCCGCGCCGACGCCGGTCGGCGGGGTGATGGAAGGCGAGATCATCGGGACCGTGCTGGAATCCCGCCATCCGGGCTTTTCGGTCGGGGAACGCGTGGCCGGACGGCTGGGATGGCAGACGCACGCCATTTCGGACGGCACTGGCCTTGTGAAGCTGGACGACCGCTTCAAGCCGATCACCACCGCCGTGGGCGTGCTCGGCATGCCCGGCCTCACCGCTTATTCGGGGCTGCTGACCCTGGGCAAACCCCAGCCCGGCGAAACGGTCGTCGTCGCGGCGGCGACCGGCCCGGTCGGATCGCTGGTCGGCCAGATCGCCAGGCTCTATGGCGCCAGGGCCGTCGGAATCGCGGGCGGCGCGGAAAAATGCGCCTATGCGAAGCAGGAACTGGGCTTCGATGCGGTGGTCGACCATCGGTCCCCGACCTTCGCCGACGATCTGGCCGCGGCGTGCCCGGACGGCATCGACATCAATTTCGAACTGGTCGGCGGCGCCGTCTGGCAGGCCGTGCTGCCGCTGCTCAACAATTTCGCCAGGGTGCCCGTCTGCGGCCTGATCGCCCAGTATAACGGATCGTCCGGCGAACAGGTCGATCATCTGCCCGCCGCGATGCGGATCATCCTGTCGCGCAGCATCATGATGCGGGGTTTCATCGTCGGCGAATTCTGGGACCAGCGGCCGAAGTTCCTGGACGAGGTCAGCCAGTGGATTTCCGAAGGGAAGATCCGGTTCCGCGAAGACATTGTCGAAGGACTGGACAACGCTCCGGCGGCGTTCATGGGCCTGTTGGAGGGACGGAATTTCGGCAAGCTCGTCGTGAAGATCGACTGACGCCGTCCCCTGCGGTTCGGGAAGGCGGCGACGACCAGGGCCTTCCCCGCCAATGGCTCCCGGCGGCGTCGCGGGGAGGAACGCTCGACAAATCGGCGGAGTTGGTTTAACTTCAAAACCTTCCTGTGATGTTGGAGATGGCGATGAAGGGAAAGCGGACCAATCTCGGCAACGCCGATTGCGGCATTGCCCGTTCCCTTGAAGTGGTCGGCGACTGGTGGTCGTTGCTGATCGTGCGCGAAGCCTTCAAGGGAAGGGAGCGCTTCGGCGAATTCCAGAAGGCTATCGGGCTGGCCAAGAACATATTGTCCGCGCGGCTGAAGAAGCTGGTCGAACATGACATCTTCCGGATAGAGCCGGACGCGGACAACGGCGTCGGCCACCGCTATGTCCTCACCGCAAAGGGAGAGGGGTTGTACGTCGTTCTCATGGCGCTGTGGCAGTGGGGCGAAAGCACATGCTTCAAGCCGGACGAGGCCCGATATGCGATGGTCGACCGCCAGAATGGCGAACCGCTGGCCAGGATCGAGCTGAAGGCCAGAGACGGGCGGGTCCTGGGGCCGCGCGACTTCGTGGCCTCGCGCATGGACGACAAGGCAGCCGCCTGACGCGGTTGCTGACGCCGGTCAGGAGGGGATCAGGCCGCTTCCCTGGAGGAAGAGTTCGCTCGTCCTGTCATACAGATCGCCGGCATCCGTCTTTTCGCCGAGCAGGCCCCTCAGTTCCAGACTGACGACGCCGTGCAGCGTCGCCCAGAGCATCTGGGAGAGTTGCCGGGCTTCGTCCCGCCGATCTTCCGGAAGGCAGGCCGCGACCGCCTCCCGCATGGCGCGGAATGTCGACCAGGCGCGCCGCCGGCTTTCCAGCGGCGCTTCATAGGCCCGGCCGAGGTCGCCGAACATGACATTGTAGAATGCCGGTTCCGCCAGCGCATAGGCGCGATAGGCCTTGCATATCGCCCGCAATCGGGCGACCGGCGCAGGTTCTGCCAGGCATTTTCCGAATTCGCGGCCCAAGCCGTCGAAACTGTGGATATACAGCGCGTCCAGCAGCCCCGCCTTGCCCGAAAAGCAGGTATAGATCATCTTCGTCGAAGCGTTGACGACCTCCGCGACGCGCCGGACCGTCAGCGCGGCTGGCCCTTCCTCGCTCAAAATGCGCGCGGCGGCGGCGAGG
The window above is part of the Sphingobium sp. MI1205 genome. Proteins encoded here:
- a CDS encoding CoA transferase subunit A, encoding MAKRKIFPDADAALEGVLFDGMTIMSGGFGLSGNPEHLIAGLLRNGVKELTVISNNCGADGFGLWTLLNNGQIRKMVSSYIGENKLFAELYLSGQLELELNPQGTLAERIRAGGAGIPAFYTKTGVGTVVAEGKPVEEFEGSLYVRETWLRADVSIVKAWKADPEGNLVYRKTARNFNPNMATAGKITIAEVEEIVPAGALDPDQVHTPGIYVDRVIQGPSYEKRIEFRTTRPRTEEKA
- a CDS encoding TetR-like C-terminal domain-containing protein produces the protein MPSGTARWEGGVDLQQVRATYRDETRSAILAAAARILSEEGPAALTVRRVAEVVNASTKMIYTCFSGKAGLLDALYIHSFDGLGREFGKCLAEPAPVARLRAICKAYRAYALAEPAFYNVMFGDLGRAYEAPLESRRRAWSTFRAMREAVAACLPEDRRDEARQLSQMLWATLHGVVSLELRGLLGEKTDAGDLYDRTSELFLQGSGLIPS
- a CDS encoding NADP-dependent oxidoreductase, with the translated sequence MVTTHRIVLAERPQGAVTPANFRAEDAALPPIGDGQFLVGANYLSLDPYMRGRMDDRKSYAAPTPVGGVMEGEIIGTVLESRHPGFSVGERVAGRLGWQTHAISDGTGLVKLDDRFKPITTAVGVLGMPGLTAYSGLLTLGKPQPGETVVVAAATGPVGSLVGQIARLYGARAVGIAGGAEKCAYAKQELGFDAVVDHRSPTFADDLAAACPDGIDINFELVGGAVWQAVLPLLNNFARVPVCGLIAQYNGSSGEQVDHLPAAMRIILSRSIMMRGFIVGEFWDQRPKFLDEVSQWISEGKIRFREDIVEGLDNAPAAFMGLLEGRNFGKLVVKID
- a CDS encoding acetyl-CoA C-acetyltransferase, whose protein sequence is MTLRRAAIVSPLRTAVGKFGGGLSALTAGQLGATIIKALVERSGIDPERVDDVVFGHGYPSGEAPSIGRWSWLAAGMPQNVPGFQLDRRCGSGLQAIIEAAMMVQTGAADVVVAGGAESMSNVEHYSTALRKGARMGSLELHDRLTRARLMSQPIERYGVITGMIETAENLARDYGITREQSDAYAVRSHQRAAAAWREGKFADEIVPVAVPQKRGEPVIFDRDEGFREDASLETLGGLKPIEGGVVTAGNASQQNDAAAACLVVAEDQLAKLGLEPSGWFVGWAAAGCDPSRMGIGPVGAVQRLFARTGLGWDDMDLIEINEAFAAQVLALLKAWEWGEDDSRLDKLNVNGSGISLGHPIGVTGARIAATMLNEMRRRDARYGLETMCIGGGQGLAAIFERS
- a CDS encoding winged helix-turn-helix transcriptional regulator; this translates as MKGKRTNLGNADCGIARSLEVVGDWWSLLIVREAFKGRERFGEFQKAIGLAKNILSARLKKLVEHDIFRIEPDADNGVGHRYVLTAKGEGLYVVLMALWQWGESTCFKPDEARYAMVDRQNGEPLARIELKARDGRVLGPRDFVASRMDDKAAA
- a CDS encoding 3-oxoacid CoA-transferase subunit B; translation: MPWTREEMAARAAGELQDGFYVNLGIGIPTLVANYVPADIEVVLQSENGLLGIGPFPYEDEVDPDLINAGKQTVTTLPTSSFFSSADSFAMIRGGHIDLAILGAMEVAGNGDLANWTVPGKMIKGMGGAMDLVAGVKRVVVVMSHSDKAGNSKIVERCTLPLTGTGVVDAIISDFGRFVLDRDRGELIVQELASDLDIDFVRARTGIPIRSA
- a CDS encoding IclR family transcriptional regulator domain-containing protein; this encodes MADDSQTADPNFMLSLARGLGVLRAFEGQSSLSITEAARLSGLNRPSAGRCLHTLTCLGYVRERDGRYSLTPKLLPLAAGFLTSTPLASASQAVANALRDSLQETVSVGALDPSDPGRIIYIARAERNQVIAAPLMVGSTLPSHCTSMGRVLLASLAPCETERWLARAALEPRTERTIVSPDVLRTELVAVGERRWSLVEEELEVGLRSLAVPVRDREGQVLAALNVATFSDAHSREDLIERYLPDLRAAAGQLERAIQSHRPNP